Proteins encoded together in one Chitinophaga varians window:
- a CDS encoding gliding motility-associated C-terminal domain-containing protein has product MSTTTLKNLVAVLWLLLVPIMIYAQEGMPATVRPCGTDVLLQQWRRDPSFLAREQAINQALLQRHYVTVPGAPAADPAIITLPVVVHILNENLNAYTDLDVANALQQLNDAYSATGAFTGGRTDTKIRFCLAKTAPDGGRTSGIVRTYTYLNDFDVDMEGGEVTDMGAWDRTRYINIWVVSTIRSDYMQDFSCGNWSRLTMGGYASAGGDIVVAGLGVGVLAHEMGHYLSLLHTFAARDCKNDDCLTDGDMVCDTPPERTITGGYACSAPQNSCSTDTLSGFTVDVPDLPDNFMDYGQGTGCVLGFTAGQTTRMRNFIAAALPLMQASTVCNDPCAGAVTAAFSRDIAYPVVGDVVTFTTAITAGQSVQWLVDGAPAGTGVTLALPVTVKKTYQLELHVTDNVTGCHASTTDAMAVSCGVVARFYPDKRKIASKLGIQTDHVVFTNRSRNATSWKWLISNDKGMAETVVSTNEQLDYIFNTPANYKVRLYATDGHCEDTTNPVTIVVDDPTADGVVYVSGVECYQQNKLRVKLYFENKGYQTIPKNTPVSFYDDDPRLGKGKRLGTPFPLPADLPGKCVSVLYTTIVDAGREGIDTLVTVMNDNGTVFPLVFPNTGVTESDYTNNVSFKKGFRFRVSLAPGDYTLTPQQQLVLKPTAKGGTLTSATWDPLPYLDCTTCINATFTAPYRKDTVTIVKVRGYTQYACFADTIATIHIPPVDDYTIKLDKVDCSAGDSLHVAFSLCNAYAKGDIPIGLQVDFYDRLPADPAAIRLGNTFLTPLSSVGVCGTYGQYLRNTTTGQVVAVVNKDRQPFPPATGLNEADYTNNNYTANYVAPVLTVLPKDTTVFRKAPFHFYYEVKGFDPVTIRWDNSDAYTMDCGICPAPSVQMLDSSRIGLKLTNRYGCVLTGEEYVHLVPPDLTVNLLSAHCYDNQHILVKFKVCVANGYDTIFQKIPVSFYNGDPGNERTTLLQPLFYTPVAKEGDCREFTHVLSAPGTAEVVAVVNDKGGFVWAETDYTNNRSAVDYETFSVSAAPALISLPRPANVPLRTTVTGGPASSYAWEPQSGLSCVTCPYPVAAATSSMRYVVTATNDYWCTDTASVQIQTFVNAGISMPNAFSPNGDGQNDYFYVIGSWDIRQVRNLSVFNRSGNKVFEAVNTPANDRSYGWNGLVNGKKADMGTYVYFATVEYIDGTVKLIKGTVTLIR; this is encoded by the coding sequence ATGAGCACTACCACATTGAAAAACCTGGTAGCAGTGTTATGGCTGCTGCTGGTCCCCATTATGATCTATGCCCAGGAAGGAATGCCTGCCACGGTACGTCCCTGTGGCACAGACGTTTTACTACAGCAATGGCGCCGGGACCCTTCGTTCCTGGCACGGGAACAGGCCATCAACCAGGCCCTGCTGCAACGTCACTATGTGACGGTGCCCGGAGCGCCTGCGGCCGATCCCGCCATCATCACCCTGCCGGTGGTGGTGCATATACTCAACGAAAACCTCAACGCCTATACGGACCTGGACGTGGCCAACGCCCTCCAGCAGCTGAATGACGCTTACAGCGCCACCGGCGCTTTTACCGGCGGCCGCACCGATACCAAAATACGGTTCTGCCTCGCTAAAACGGCACCCGATGGCGGTCGCACCAGCGGCATCGTTCGTACCTATACCTACCTGAACGATTTCGATGTGGACATGGAAGGAGGGGAAGTAACGGACATGGGAGCGTGGGACCGTACCCGTTATATCAATATATGGGTGGTGTCCACTATCCGTTCCGACTATATGCAGGACTTCAGCTGCGGCAACTGGAGCCGCCTCACCATGGGCGGATATGCCAGCGCCGGCGGCGATATTGTGGTGGCCGGACTGGGCGTAGGTGTACTGGCCCACGAAATGGGGCACTACCTCAGCCTGCTGCATACCTTTGCCGCCCGCGATTGTAAAAACGATGACTGTCTCACCGACGGCGATATGGTTTGCGACACCCCGCCGGAAAGGACCATCACCGGTGGTTATGCCTGCAGCGCCCCCCAAAACTCCTGTAGCACCGATACGCTGTCCGGTTTCACGGTTGATGTGCCTGACCTGCCGGACAATTTCATGGACTATGGCCAAGGCACCGGCTGCGTGCTCGGCTTCACCGCCGGCCAGACCACCCGCATGCGTAATTTCATCGCCGCTGCCCTGCCGCTGATGCAGGCCAGCACCGTTTGCAACGACCCCTGTGCGGGCGCCGTCACCGCGGCTTTCAGCCGTGACATTGCTTATCCGGTGGTCGGGGATGTGGTCACTTTTACCACCGCCATTACAGCGGGGCAGTCAGTACAATGGCTGGTAGACGGCGCGCCGGCCGGGACAGGCGTTACCCTGGCACTGCCCGTGACTGTAAAGAAAACCTATCAGCTGGAATTGCATGTAACCGACAACGTAACCGGCTGTCATGCTTCCACCACCGATGCCATGGCGGTAAGCTGCGGCGTGGTGGCCCGCTTCTATCCGGATAAACGCAAGATCGCCTCCAAACTCGGCATACAGACAGATCATGTGGTATTTACCAACCGCTCCCGCAACGCCACCTCCTGGAAATGGCTGATCAGCAACGATAAAGGAATGGCCGAAACAGTAGTGAGCACTAATGAACAGCTGGATTATATATTTAACACGCCCGCTAATTATAAGGTACGGCTATACGCTACTGACGGGCATTGCGAAGACACTACCAATCCCGTTACCATTGTGGTGGACGATCCTACCGCCGATGGCGTGGTGTACGTGTCCGGGGTGGAGTGTTACCAGCAGAACAAGCTGCGGGTAAAGCTTTATTTTGAAAACAAAGGATATCAGACCATCCCTAAAAATACCCCTGTCTCTTTTTATGACGATGATCCACGGCTGGGAAAGGGCAAGCGGTTAGGAACACCCTTCCCGCTGCCCGCAGACCTGCCCGGCAAATGTGTGTCGGTACTTTACACCACCATTGTGGACGCCGGCCGCGAAGGCATCGATACGCTGGTGACCGTGATGAATGACAACGGGACTGTTTTTCCATTGGTATTTCCCAATACGGGCGTAACAGAAAGCGATTACACCAATAATGTCAGCTTTAAGAAAGGCTTCCGGTTTCGTGTGTCGCTTGCACCGGGCGACTATACCCTGACGCCACAGCAACAACTGGTGCTGAAGCCCACGGCCAAAGGAGGTACCCTGACCAGCGCCACCTGGGACCCGTTGCCTTACCTGGACTGTACCACCTGCATCAACGCTACGTTTACCGCGCCTTACCGCAAAGATACCGTCACTATCGTGAAAGTGCGGGGCTATACACAATACGCCTGCTTTGCGGATACGATAGCCACCATACACATCCCTCCGGTAGACGACTATACGATAAAACTGGACAAAGTGGATTGTTCCGCTGGTGACAGCCTGCATGTGGCGTTCTCCTTGTGTAATGCCTATGCTAAAGGCGATATACCTATCGGCCTCCAGGTAGATTTTTATGACCGTCTTCCTGCTGATCCTGCTGCCATAAGGCTGGGCAATACTTTTCTGACGCCGCTGTCTTCTGTTGGCGTTTGCGGCACTTATGGGCAATACCTTCGAAATACCACCACCGGACAGGTAGTGGCCGTGGTAAACAAAGACCGTCAGCCATTCCCGCCGGCCACGGGGCTGAATGAAGCAGATTATACTAATAATAATTATACAGCCAATTATGTAGCACCTGTGCTGACGGTATTGCCGAAAGACACCACGGTATTCCGTAAAGCGCCGTTTCATTTTTATTATGAGGTGAAAGGCTTTGATCCGGTCACGATCCGGTGGGACAACAGTGATGCCTATACGATGGACTGTGGTATTTGTCCGGCGCCATCTGTTCAGATGCTGGACAGCAGCCGGATAGGATTGAAGTTGACGAACCGCTACGGCTGTGTATTGACAGGAGAGGAATATGTACACCTGGTGCCGCCGGACCTTACCGTCAACTTGTTATCGGCGCATTGTTACGACAACCAGCATATTCTCGTGAAGTTTAAAGTATGTGTAGCCAACGGCTACGATACCATCTTCCAAAAAATACCGGTATCATTTTATAACGGCGATCCCGGTAACGAACGCACCACGTTGCTGCAACCGTTGTTTTATACACCGGTGGCCAAAGAAGGCGACTGCCGGGAGTTTACCCATGTGCTCAGTGCGCCCGGTACTGCGGAGGTGGTGGCCGTGGTAAATGACAAAGGCGGATTTGTATGGGCAGAAACAGACTATACCAACAACCGGAGCGCGGTAGATTATGAGACCTTCTCCGTTAGTGCTGCGCCGGCATTGATATCACTGCCGAGGCCTGCCAACGTACCGTTGCGTACGACCGTTACCGGTGGGCCGGCATCGTCCTATGCCTGGGAGCCGCAATCGGGGCTGTCCTGCGTAACCTGTCCTTATCCGGTGGCGGCGGCCACTTCCTCCATGCGTTATGTGGTAACGGCCACCAACGACTACTGGTGCACCGATACGGCCAGTGTGCAGATACAGACTTTCGTCAATGCAGGCATCAGCATGCCAAATGCTTTTTCTCCCAATGGCGACGGACAGAATGATTATTTCTATGTAATTGGCAGCTGGGATATTCGCCAGGTGCGTAACCTGTCGGTGTTTAACCGCTCGGGCAACAAGGTATTTGAAGCAGTGAATACGCCGGCCAACGACCGGAGCTATGGCTGGAACGGGCTGGTAAACGGAAAGAAAGCAGATATGGGCACCTATGTGTATTTCGCGACAGTGGAATATATAGACGGTACTGTCAAACTGATAAAAGGAACGGTGACGCTTATACGGTAA
- a CDS encoding multidrug effflux MFS transporter: MTQEHTRSGYFFLILILGSLTALAPFSIDMYLPSFPAIAKDFGVEQARVGLSLSSFFIGISAGQLLYGPLLDRFGRKVPLILGLLVYIAASLGCVYAATLNSLVILRFIQALGSCAATVASVAMVRDLFPVKENAKVFALLMLVVGASPMLAPTIGGYAAAAFHWHAVFIVLGGIGLLLLLATIWWLPESYRPDTTLSLKPGPIIQSFWTVATTPQFYTYAFTGAIAFSGLFAYVSGSPQVFMDAYHLDGKTYGWIFAGLSVGFIGCSQVNSFLLKRYESRQIVPVALTLQGIIAVVMAVSAWNDWLGLTSLLLLLFLFLCCMGFINPNTAALCLAPFTKNAGTASALMGALQMGVGALAATVVSLYNTHNAVPLALTMCGTSLLAAVVLFIGRRQIKTTVVAEKGSAVLSH, translated from the coding sequence GTGACACAAGAACATACCCGATCCGGCTATTTTTTCCTGATATTGATACTTGGCTCTTTGACGGCTTTAGCGCCGTTTTCCATAGACATGTACCTGCCGAGCTTTCCTGCGATCGCTAAAGATTTTGGCGTAGAGCAGGCCCGTGTGGGGCTGTCCCTCTCCAGTTTTTTCATCGGCATTTCAGCCGGGCAACTGCTGTACGGGCCGTTGCTGGACCGTTTTGGGCGTAAAGTACCGCTCATACTTGGATTACTGGTATACATCGCAGCCTCGCTGGGTTGCGTATATGCGGCCACGTTAAACAGCCTGGTCATACTTCGTTTTATCCAGGCGCTGGGCAGCTGTGCCGCCACTGTGGCTTCCGTAGCCATGGTCCGCGACCTGTTCCCGGTAAAGGAAAACGCGAAAGTGTTTGCCCTGCTGATGCTGGTAGTCGGCGCCTCCCCTATGCTGGCGCCCACAATTGGTGGTTACGCGGCCGCCGCTTTCCACTGGCATGCCGTATTTATTGTATTAGGCGGTATAGGCCTGCTGTTGCTGCTGGCCACCATCTGGTGGTTACCGGAGAGCTACCGGCCAGACACCACGCTGTCGCTCAAACCGGGGCCCATCATTCAGAGCTTCTGGACGGTGGCCACTACGCCACAGTTTTATACCTATGCCTTTACCGGCGCCATCGCTTTCTCCGGACTGTTTGCCTATGTGTCCGGTTCTCCGCAGGTCTTTATGGACGCCTACCACCTCGACGGCAAGACCTACGGCTGGATTTTCGCCGGCCTGTCGGTCGGTTTCATTGGTTGCAGCCAGGTCAACAGCTTCCTGCTGAAAAGATATGAAAGCCGGCAGATAGTGCCCGTAGCACTTACCTTGCAGGGTATCATCGCGGTGGTGATGGCTGTCAGCGCCTGGAACGACTGGCTCGGTCTCACCAGCCTGCTGTTGTTGTTGTTTTTATTCCTTTGTTGTATGGGCTTCATCAATCCCAATACAGCAGCGCTCTGCCTGGCGCCGTTCACGAAAAACGCCGGTACCGCTTCCGCCCTGATGGGTGCGCTGCAAATGGGCGTTGGCGCGTTGGCCGCCACCGTAGTGAGCCTGTATAACACCCATAATGCCGTTCCCCTCGCCCTCACCATGTGTGGTACGTCCCTTCTCGCGGCAGTCGTGCTGTTTATAGGCCGCCGGCAGATCAAAACCACCGTTGTCGCCGAAAAAGGCAGCGCCGTTTTGTCCCACTAG
- a CDS encoding helix-turn-helix transcriptional regulator: MDDQNTIKPTPERKILLIERDDQYFTPLELIPDDFNDTVIPFARQYFKQDADCDMFCQNIKVRDFSIWHHEVLAKRNILLTPYSPRHILALHFNQADAVVANIHGRGDFNMIGRQICLFNLPEQMHTVPVIPGIQISSFHINIIPGCMGALVREFPELRGLLRKRISDQSEPLNQRDCTTNIAIQQLLDIIKECRLIEDQAECLLRRCCVAIFSNYLCQDATPENIQRPVDDATLVRVFQYLKDNVELESPLMHTAFLFNLPSAVLAGAFENMFYIPLEDFAFQQKMLRAYHLLVYKNITLAEIAHSIGLPDEQVFTIAFINYFHCDPLYIRNAQ; encoded by the coding sequence ATGGATGACCAAAATACCATCAAACCCACGCCCGAACGAAAAATACTTCTGATAGAACGCGACGACCAGTATTTTACCCCTTTGGAGCTGATCCCGGACGATTTCAACGATACCGTGATTCCCTTTGCCCGTCAGTATTTCAAGCAGGACGCGGATTGCGACATGTTCTGCCAGAATATCAAAGTAAGGGATTTTTCCATCTGGCACCACGAAGTGCTGGCCAAAAGAAACATTCTGCTCACGCCGTATTCGCCGCGGCATATCCTGGCCCTTCATTTCAACCAGGCCGATGCCGTGGTGGCCAATATTCACGGGAGAGGCGACTTTAACATGATAGGGCGTCAGATCTGCCTGTTTAACCTGCCGGAGCAAATGCACACCGTTCCCGTTATTCCAGGGATACAGATCAGCAGCTTTCATATCAACATTATACCTGGTTGCATGGGGGCACTTGTACGGGAATTCCCGGAACTCAGAGGCCTGCTGCGCAAAAGAATCAGCGATCAGAGCGAACCACTCAATCAGCGTGACTGTACCACTAATATCGCTATCCAGCAGTTGCTGGACATTATCAAGGAATGCCGACTGATTGAAGACCAGGCTGAATGCCTCCTGCGCCGCTGCTGCGTGGCTATCTTCAGCAACTACCTCTGCCAGGACGCCACCCCGGAAAATATCCAGCGCCCGGTAGATGATGCCACACTGGTACGTGTCTTTCAATACCTGAAAGATAATGTAGAACTGGAATCGCCCCTGATGCACACCGCCTTTCTGTTTAACCTGCCCAGCGCAGTACTGGCTGGCGCATTTGAAAACATGTTCTACATTCCATTGGAAGATTTTGCATTCCAGCAGAAAATGCTGAGGGCCTATCATCTTCTGGTATATAAAAATATTACCCTCGCTGAAATCGCTCACAGCATTGGCCTGCCAGACGAGCAGGTATTCACGATAGCATTTATCAACTATTTCCATTGCGATCCGCTGTACATACGGAACGCCCAATGA
- a CDS encoding serine hydrolase domain-containing protein, with protein sequence MRAFLSASFLMLLFVTSAAQSLHSFADSLRQAHRIPALGYAVISSDTIFDIDMTGFCKINSDIPATIDHQFRIGSNTKAITCMIAAMLVQQHLLSWDTPFFTRFPDWKAGSNKAYHHLTLQQLLTFRNNLAHYTYTHPHPRPEEITGSEASQRQQFARWLLQQPPVADTGLNLTNSGYALAGLMLEKASGKSYPQLLEALGLQLHIRFGLGSPNVSDTTQPWGHDAQGRPEAPAYNPRLNWLQVAGNIHVSLRDYSRFIQEQLRGLAGKSPLLSASIFRQLHFGLPGFAYGWFTDINANAHSISYNSGTPGTFVTTVKVIPAVDRAYIVFTNIQQENTVEIANMLLHALETKYGY encoded by the coding sequence ATGCGTGCATTCCTGTCAGCATCTTTTCTGATGCTGCTCTTTGTTACTTCCGCCGCCCAGTCCCTTCATTCCTTCGCTGATAGTCTTCGGCAAGCCCATCGTATCCCGGCACTCGGTTATGCTGTCATATCATCAGATACCATTTTCGATATTGACATGACAGGCTTCTGTAAAATCAATTCTGACATTCCGGCCACCATAGATCATCAGTTCCGTATTGGCTCCAACACCAAAGCCATCACCTGCATGATCGCGGCCATGCTGGTGCAACAACACCTGCTCTCCTGGGACACCCCCTTCTTTACACGCTTCCCTGACTGGAAAGCCGGCAGCAATAAGGCATATCATCACCTCACCCTCCAACAGCTGTTAACCTTCCGAAATAACCTTGCTCACTATACGTATACCCATCCTCATCCCCGCCCGGAGGAAATTACCGGCAGTGAAGCCAGCCAGCGCCAGCAATTTGCGCGCTGGCTGCTCCAACAGCCACCCGTAGCTGACACAGGTCTTAACCTCACCAACAGTGGCTACGCCCTCGCCGGCCTCATGCTGGAAAAAGCCAGCGGCAAAAGCTATCCTCAGTTGCTGGAGGCACTAGGTCTACAATTACATATCCGGTTTGGCCTTGGCAGTCCTAACGTTAGCGACACTACGCAACCATGGGGCCACGATGCACAAGGCCGTCCTGAAGCACCGGCGTATAATCCCAGGCTTAACTGGCTGCAGGTGGCCGGCAACATCCATGTCAGCCTGCGGGACTATAGCCGGTTTATACAGGAACAACTGCGCGGCCTCGCCGGGAAATCTCCACTGCTTTCAGCCAGTATTTTCCGGCAATTACATTTTGGCCTCCCAGGCTTTGCCTATGGCTGGTTCACTGACATCAACGCTAACGCGCACTCCATATCGTACAACAGCGGTACGCCAGGCACTTTCGTCACCACGGTGAAAGTGATACCCGCTGTTGACCGCGCCTATATTGTTTTCACCAACATACAACAGGAAAACACTGTAGAAATTGCCAACATGCTCCTGCACGCGCTCGAAACGAAGTATGGATATTAA